A single region of the Oceanispirochaeta sp. M1 genome encodes:
- a CDS encoding homocysteine biosynthesis protein: MKTIEQINEKISSGKAVVLTAEEIIDYVDKKGLEQAAKEVDVVTTATFGPMCSSGCFLNFGHSKPKMRITESWLDDVSAYAGIAAVDLFLGATQLRANDPANTDYPGDFRFGGGHVMEKLVAGEEVQLFALSYGTDEYPRKELRTTFTIDDLNQAMMVNPRNCYQNYNVAINASDKTIYTYLGQLKPNMKNCGYSSAGQLSPLLNDPFYRTIGVGTRIWLAGAQGHVYSEGTQHSPTCERGLLGVPSEGAGTLALTGDMKKMDPEFIRGVSLKGYGVSLSVGVGIPIPILDEKMLLQTTIRDRDIMAQVIDYSTDYPERNGKVLGNVSYEELKSGTINLNGQKVEAGGLSSYGKARKIAAILQEEIRSGKFLVTQPIAPLPVEQGMKPMKEARS, from the coding sequence ATGAAAACCATTGAACAGATTAATGAAAAGATCAGCTCCGGGAAGGCCGTTGTATTAACCGCCGAGGAGATTATTGATTATGTAGATAAGAAAGGGCTGGAGCAGGCTGCCAAAGAGGTGGATGTTGTCACAACTGCCACATTCGGTCCCATGTGTTCCTCCGGCTGTTTTCTGAACTTCGGACATTCCAAACCCAAGATGCGGATCACTGAATCCTGGCTGGATGATGTCAGTGCCTATGCCGGAATTGCAGCGGTGGATCTTTTTCTGGGAGCTACTCAGCTTAGGGCAAATGATCCTGCCAACACAGACTATCCCGGTGATTTCCGTTTCGGCGGCGGTCATGTAATGGAGAAGCTTGTGGCCGGAGAAGAGGTTCAACTTTTTGCCCTCTCCTACGGAACCGATGAATATCCCCGGAAGGAACTGCGCACAACATTTACAATTGATGATTTAAACCAGGCCATGATGGTGAATCCAAGAAACTGCTATCAGAATTATAACGTGGCAATCAATGCCTCGGATAAAACCATCTATACCTATCTTGGTCAATTAAAACCTAATATGAAAAATTGCGGCTACTCCTCAGCCGGTCAACTCTCTCCTCTTCTGAATGACCCTTTTTACAGGACTATCGGGGTGGGAACCAGGATCTGGCTTGCCGGAGCTCAGGGGCATGTGTATTCCGAAGGAACCCAGCACTCTCCAACTTGTGAGAGAGGTCTACTGGGAGTCCCCTCAGAAGGTGCGGGAACTCTGGCTCTGACCGGAGATATGAAGAAGATGGACCCCGAGTTTATCAGGGGAGTCAGCCTGAAGGGCTACGGTGTTTCTCTTTCTGTGGGTGTGGGAATCCCCATTCCCATATTAGATGAAAAAATGCTGCTTCAGACGACGATCCGGGACCGGGATATCATGGCACAGGTGATCGATTATTCCACCGACTATCCCGAGCGGAACGGAAAGGTTCTCGGGAATGTGAGCTATGAAGAGCTTAAGTCCGGAACCATCAATTTGAATGGTCAGAAAGTGGAAGCCGGGGGATTGTCTTCCTATGGGAAGGCCCGAAAAATTGCCGCTATTCTGCAGGAAGAGATCAGGTCAGGGAAATTCCTTGTGACTCAGCCCATAGCCCCT